TCGACCACCGGAACCGCCCGCGTGAAGCGGGGCCTCGCCGAGATGCTCAAGGGCGGCGTCATCATGGACGTCGTCACCGCCGACCAGGCCAAGATCGCCGAGGACGCCGGCGCCGTCGCCGTCATGGCGCTCGAGCGGGTGCCCGCCGACATCCGTTCCCAGGGCGGTGTCGCGCGCATGAGCGACCCCGACCTCATCGACGACATCATCGCCTCCGTCTCCATCCCCGTCATGGCCAAGGCCCGCATCGGTCACTTCGTCGAGGCCCAGGTGTTGCAGGAGCTCGGCGTCGACTACATAGACGAGTCCGAGGTGCTGTCCCCGGCCGACTACGTGAACCACATCGACAAGTGGGGCTACACCGTGCCCTTCGTCTGCGGTGCCACGAACCTCGGCGAGGCGCTTCGGCGCATCACCGAAGGTGCCGCGATGATCCGATCCAAGGGCGAGGCGGGAACGGGTGACGTCTCGGAGGCGATGAAGCACATCCGTAAGATCCGCGGCGAGATCGCGGCCCTCGCCGCCCTCCCGAAGGACGAGCTGTACGTCGCGGCCAAGGAGCTTCAGGCGCCCTACGACCTCGTCGCCGAGATCGCCGAGACCGGGGCTCTCCCCGTCGTCCTGTTCGTCGCCGGCGGCGTCGCGACCCCCGCCG
This DNA window, taken from Microbacterium sp. MM2322, encodes the following:
- the pdxS gene encoding pyridoxal 5'-phosphate synthase lyase subunit PdxS — translated: MPESTTGTARVKRGLAEMLKGGVIMDVVTADQAKIAEDAGAVAVMALERVPADIRSQGGVARMSDPDLIDDIIASVSIPVMAKARIGHFVEAQVLQELGVDYIDESEVLSPADYVNHIDKWGYTVPFVCGATNLGEALRRITEGAAMIRSKGEAGTGDVSEAMKHIRKIRGEIAALAALPKDELYVAAKELQAPYDLVAEIAETGALPVVLFVAGGVATPADAAMMMQLGADGVFVGSGIFKSGNPAERAAAIVKATTFFDDPKVVADVSRGLGEAMVGINVSDLPAPHRLAERGW